The following proteins are co-located in the Haloarcula rubripromontorii genome:
- a CDS encoding DUF4382 domain-containing protein, whose translation MRRRRFIATGAGVGVGLLAGCSGSSDSGSDGTSDDGTSDDATMADGGAVGAFRLLISDQPAAIGDFDSLNVSFSRARIFRASEETEDTATETATADPTGTATADSTEAETTDPTETETPDDDADEDADGGFVVRDLDGATVDLTEVVGDRAIGVLDGELEAGRYSKIELYAESVEGVVDGESVDVKIPSEKLQLTKPFEVVAGESVEFVFDINVVKKGNGGYNLLPVISESGVAGTDVDVEEVGNGADADDTESSTDDDEETEAETTEIDETDRDSVTESDRPGNETAAE comes from the coding sequence ATGAGACGCCGACGCTTCATCGCGACGGGCGCGGGCGTCGGTGTCGGCCTCCTTGCCGGCTGTTCGGGGTCCAGCGACTCCGGCAGCGACGGGACCAGTGACGATGGGACCAGCGACGACGCGACGATGGCCGACGGCGGCGCTGTCGGAGCGTTCCGGCTCCTCATCAGCGACCAGCCGGCGGCCATCGGTGACTTCGACTCCCTGAACGTCTCCTTCTCGCGGGCCCGCATCTTCCGCGCGAGCGAGGAGACGGAGGACACCGCGACCGAAACTGCCACGGCCGACCCGACTGGGACGGCCACGGCCGACTCGACCGAGGCGGAGACGACTGACCCGACCGAGACGGAGACGCCGGACGACGACGCGGACGAGGACGCCGACGGCGGCTTCGTCGTCCGCGACCTCGACGGCGCGACCGTCGATCTCACCGAAGTGGTCGGCGACAGGGCCATCGGCGTTCTCGACGGCGAACTCGAAGCGGGCCGCTACAGCAAGATCGAACTGTACGCGGAGTCCGTCGAGGGGGTCGTCGACGGCGAGTCCGTCGACGTGAAGATTCCCAGCGAGAAGCTCCAGCTCACCAAGCCCTTCGAGGTCGTTGCCGGCGAATCGGTCGAGTTCGTCTTCGATATCAATGTCGTCAAGAAGGGCAACGGCGGCTACAACCTCCTGCCGGTCATCTCGGAAAGTGGGGTTGCCGGCACGGACGTCGACGTCGAGGAGGTCGGCAACGGTGCGGATGCAGATGATACCGAGAGCAGTACCGATGACGATGAGGAGACCGAAGCCGAGACGACGGAGATTGACGAGACCGACCGCGACTCGGTGACGGAGTCGGACCGGCCCGGCAACGAAACCGCCGCCGAGTAG
- a CDS encoding DUF7139 domain-containing protein: MENLGDAYSNRRWEGRDPRRVVAGATLGCVGALTVVVAILLVTTPLSAVVGATEPHAAEKLGGTLGGLGIPAMFLSVVAVLPSSRREQSGVAVGAVLCLVGVGLFQTAYPYNWTVGGQTLAFETTMAYFIGACVAFWFVFTAMASFRRRNNPQGTVKLEISHKGETKTVEVSPEEYRRYTQAVRGDGGTTDEVIQELESRIEE; this comes from the coding sequence ATGGAGAACCTCGGGGACGCGTACAGCAACCGGCGTTGGGAGGGGCGTGACCCTCGCCGTGTCGTTGCCGGTGCGACCCTGGGGTGTGTTGGCGCGCTGACGGTGGTCGTCGCAATACTTCTGGTGACGACGCCGCTGTCGGCAGTTGTCGGCGCAACTGAGCCCCACGCTGCCGAGAAACTCGGCGGGACACTGGGCGGCCTTGGCATTCCCGCAATGTTCCTGAGCGTCGTCGCTGTACTTCCCTCAAGCCGCCGGGAACAGAGCGGCGTCGCCGTCGGCGCGGTCCTCTGTCTGGTCGGTGTGGGGCTGTTTCAAACGGCATATCCCTACAACTGGACCGTCGGTGGGCAGACGCTAGCGTTCGAAACGACGATGGCGTACTTCATCGGTGCGTGCGTGGCGTTCTGGTTCGTCTTCACCGCGATGGCGAGCTTCCGACGACGGAACAACCCACAGGGCACGGTGAAACTTGAGATTTCGCACAAAGGCGAAACCAAGACTGTTGAGGTGTCCCCTGAAGAATACAGGCGCTACACGCAGGCGGTTCGCGGCGACGGCGGCACGACCGACGAGGTCATCCAGGAACTGGAGTCACGCATCGAGGAGTGA
- a CDS encoding alpha/beta fold hydrolase, with protein sequence MGSAPPIPATDWLPDDAETETLSLPDGRRLAYATYGDADGYPVLFCHGTPGSHVAARLLAAPAWERGVRLIAPDRPGIGNSEDASVTLEDWPDDAAHLLSHLDVDAAGAVGFSGGGPFALACHRLPEIERLALLGSSGPPSVGTTGRVQQFVGALSRHAPWALGRLFRLQRWVAVRRDPAYAVGFVAEETPETDALAADEVARIVRADMLTSMARGPSGIIREQRLLSQPWPFALEDISVPVSVFQGQNDANVAPSTGKALAQRLPDASFESVDSDHLGTVTAAGDDALTAVQRRTRV encoded by the coding sequence ATGGGGTCCGCGCCGCCAATCCCAGCCACTGACTGGCTGCCCGACGACGCCGAGACGGAGACACTCTCCCTCCCAGACGGGCGGCGGTTAGCCTACGCCACCTACGGTGACGCCGACGGCTATCCGGTCCTCTTCTGTCACGGTACCCCCGGGTCACACGTCGCCGCACGGCTGCTTGCCGCACCGGCCTGGGAACGCGGCGTCCGCCTCATCGCCCCGGACCGGCCGGGTATCGGGAACTCCGAAGACGCTTCTGTCACACTCGAAGACTGGCCGGACGACGCCGCACACCTCCTGTCACACCTCGATGTCGACGCGGCTGGTGCCGTCGGCTTCTCCGGCGGTGGCCCGTTCGCGCTGGCCTGCCATCGATTGCCGGAGATAGAGCGGCTCGCGTTGCTGGGCAGCAGCGGCCCGCCGTCAGTCGGCACAACAGGGCGCGTCCAGCAGTTCGTAGGGGCACTGTCCAGGCACGCTCCATGGGCGCTCGGGCGACTGTTCCGGCTGCAGCGATGGGTTGCCGTCCGCCGGGACCCTGCTTACGCCGTCGGGTTCGTTGCCGAGGAGACACCGGAGACGGACGCCCTGGCAGCCGACGAGGTGGCACGGATCGTCCGTGCGGATATGCTCACGTCGATGGCACGCGGTCCGAGCGGGATCATCCGCGAGCAGCGACTGCTCTCACAGCCATGGCCGTTTGCCCTCGAAGACATTTCGGTCCCGGTTAGCGTGTTCCAGGGACAAAACGACGCCAACGTTGCCCCGTCGACGGGGAAGGCGCTCGCACAGCGACTTCCGGACGCTTCGTTTGAATCCGTCGACAGCGACCATCTCGGGACAGTAACAGCTGCTGGCGACGACGCACTGACCGCCGTACAGCGTCGCACGCGCGTCTGA
- a CDS encoding DNA polymerase sliding clamp, with product MFNAIVSADTLQATLDSVSVLVDECKIHLEEDGLEIRAVDPANVGMVDLRLDAAAFESYETDGGLIGVNLSRLEDIAGMADAGQLVHLDLDEETRKLHISIDGLEYTLALIDPDSIRQEPDLPDLDLSANIVIEGKDIDRSVTAADMVSDHIALGVDATEELFYVDAEGDTDDVHLELTRDDLIDLTPGDAHSLFSLDYLKNMNKAIPKDAEVEMELGEEFPVKMHFSFAEGQGRVTYMLAPRIQSE from the coding sequence ATGTTCAACGCCATCGTGAGCGCAGACACGCTCCAGGCGACTCTCGACTCTGTGAGCGTGCTGGTGGACGAGTGCAAGATCCACCTCGAAGAAGACGGGCTGGAAATCCGGGCAGTCGACCCGGCAAACGTTGGAATGGTCGACCTGCGGCTCGACGCGGCGGCGTTCGAGTCCTACGAGACTGACGGTGGACTCATCGGCGTCAATCTCTCCCGGCTCGAAGACATCGCCGGCATGGCCGACGCCGGCCAGCTCGTTCACCTCGATCTGGACGAGGAGACGCGGAAACTCCACATCTCTATCGACGGTCTCGAATACACCCTCGCGCTGATCGATCCCGACTCCATCCGTCAGGAACCGGACCTGCCGGATCTGGACCTCTCGGCGAACATCGTCATCGAGGGGAAAGACATCGACCGGTCGGTCACCGCAGCGGACATGGTCAGCGATCACATCGCGCTGGGCGTCGACGCGACCGAGGAACTGTTCTACGTCGACGCCGAGGGCGACACCGACGATGTCCACCTTGAACTCACCCGCGACGACCTCATCGACCTCACCCCCGGTGACGCCCACTCGCTGTTCTCGCTGGACTACCTGAAGAACATGAACAAGGCCATCCCGAAAGACGCCGAGGTCGAGATGGAACTCGGCGAGGAGTTCCCGGTCAAGATGCACTTCAGCTTCGCCGAGGGGCAGGGCCGGGTCACGTACATGCTCGCGCCGCGCATCCAGAGCGAATAA
- the nirK gene encoding copper-containing nitrite reductase yields MSTIPTATRRRVLEALGVGTAALAGCASAPGAKEQSTEAETTPQEPAMNAAQQTDVDRIAADPTAIPDPIDRSEPKTVSVEMTTKEQVAEIEPGVTYTYMTFGDQIPGPMIRVRRGDTVELTITNEEGNSMPHNIDLHAVRGPGGGAEASMVTPGQTKTFRFKATYPGAFIYHCAVPNLDMHISSGMFGMVLVEPKDGLPEVDHEFYFGQHELYTTGEAGEKGHHDFDMEAMAAEDPTYVLMNGEKYAITPDRYGAPSISVGDTARVYFVAGGPNLDSSFHPIGSVWDEVWQQGSIAGPPNKFVQTTPVKPGSCAIATLHAEVPGPIKLVDHALSRVARKGMMAVINREGSANPDVFKPEA; encoded by the coding sequence ATGTCAACTATTCCGACGGCGACGCGGAGGCGGGTGTTAGAGGCCCTGGGCGTCGGCACGGCCGCGCTTGCGGGCTGTGCCAGCGCACCGGGCGCAAAAGAACAATCGACCGAAGCGGAGACGACCCCACAGGAGCCAGCTATGAACGCCGCACAGCAGACCGACGTCGACCGAATCGCCGCGGACCCGACCGCGATCCCGGACCCCATCGACCGGTCGGAGCCAAAGACTGTGTCGGTGGAGATGACCACCAAAGAGCAAGTCGCGGAAATCGAACCGGGTGTCACGTACACCTACATGACCTTCGGCGATCAGATCCCCGGCCCGATGATCCGGGTCCGCCGGGGCGACACCGTCGAACTCACCATCACGAACGAGGAAGGAAACTCGATGCCCCACAACATCGACCTCCACGCCGTCCGCGGCCCCGGAGGCGGTGCTGAGGCGTCGATGGTCACGCCGGGCCAGACCAAGACGTTCCGGTTCAAGGCCACCTACCCCGGCGCGTTCATCTACCACTGCGCCGTCCCGAACCTCGATATGCACATCTCTTCGGGGATGTTCGGGATGGTCCTCGTCGAGCCGAAAGACGGGCTCCCCGAAGTGGACCACGAGTTCTACTTCGGCCAGCACGAGCTGTACACCACCGGCGAGGCCGGCGAGAAGGGGCACCACGACTTCGACATGGAGGCGATGGCGGCCGAGGACCCGACCTACGTTCTGATGAACGGCGAGAAATACGCCATCACGCCGGACCGATACGGCGCGCCGAGCATCTCGGTCGGCGACACCGCCCGCGTGTACTTTGTGGCCGGCGGGCCGAACCTCGACTCCAGTTTCCACCCCATCGGGTCCGTCTGGGACGAGGTCTGGCAGCAAGGCTCCATCGCCGGGCCGCCCAACAAGTTCGTCCAGACGACGCCGGTCAAGCCCGGGTCCTGTGCTATTGCGACGCTGCACGCGGAGGTGCCCGGCCCCATCAAACTGGTCGACCACGCGCTCTCCCGGGTCGCACGCAAGGGCATGATGGCCGTCATCAACCGCGAAGGCTCGGCAAACCCCGACGTGTTCAAACCGGAAGCCTGA
- a CDS encoding 23S rRNA (uridine(2552)-2'-O)-methyltransferase, which yields MSGKDDYYNRAKQEGYRARSAYKLQQLDDTAGLLGEGRTVVDLGAAPGGWMQVAAERIGERGTLVGVDRQTIDDLEGPEPTVEYVRGDMTEDGTKDEIREIVGESDGSGGPVDVVISDMAPNMTGQYDLDHARSVHLVRQAFEVATDLLDAGGDFCAKVFDGQDLDALIADIEPEFEYVREVRPDASRDSSSELYLVAKHRLTGPVREGDIVEVTIDDIGEEGDGIAKVENFTVFVSGVEEGETVEVRIDDVKPRYAFAEPVE from the coding sequence ATGTCGGGCAAAGACGACTACTACAACAGAGCGAAGCAGGAGGGGTATCGCGCGCGGTCAGCCTACAAGCTCCAGCAGCTAGACGACACAGCCGGCCTCCTCGGCGAGGGACGGACCGTCGTTGACCTCGGCGCTGCGCCCGGCGGCTGGATGCAGGTCGCGGCCGAGCGCATCGGCGAGCGCGGGACGCTGGTCGGTGTCGACCGCCAGACCATCGACGATCTGGAGGGCCCCGAACCGACCGTCGAGTACGTCCGCGGCGATATGACCGAGGACGGCACGAAAGACGAAATCCGCGAAATAGTCGGCGAGAGCGACGGCAGCGGCGGTCCGGTCGACGTGGTCATCTCTGATATGGCCCCGAACATGACCGGGCAGTACGACCTCGACCACGCCCGGTCGGTCCATCTGGTCCGGCAGGCTTTCGAGGTGGCGACGGACCTGCTCGACGCTGGCGGGGACTTCTGTGCGAAGGTGTTCGACGGTCAGGACCTCGACGCCCTCATCGCCGACATCGAACCGGAGTTCGAGTACGTCCGCGAGGTCCGCCCCGACGCCTCGCGGGATTCCTCTTCGGAGCTGTATCTGGTGGCGAAACACCGCCTGACTGGGCCGGTCCGCGAGGGGGATATCGTCGAAGTCACTATCGACGACATCGGGGAAGAGGGCGACGGTATCGCAAAGGTCGAGAACTTCACCGTGTTCGTCAGCGGCGTCGAAGAGGGCGAAACAGTCGAGGTCCGAATCGACGACGTGAAGCCCCGGTACGCGTTCGCCGAACCGGTCGAATAA
- a CDS encoding queuosine precursor transporter, whose product MSSERSEAVRVGLVALFVTALVTSQVTASKLLAFSLPFSLPLAGSTLVLPGAALAYALTFFASDCYAELYGRRAATVVVNVGFAMNFVLLALVWSTIFAPGLPQAAQPVDLAAFRNVLGASTAIVVASLSAYVVSQNWDVFVFHWLRDRTDGEKLWLRNIGSTATSQLIDTVIFIGVGFILFQGVPPAEALALIVGQYLLKLAIAVLDTPFVYAVVGFARRNDVVTTPASAD is encoded by the coding sequence ATGAGCAGTGAGCGGTCAGAGGCGGTTCGCGTCGGCCTCGTCGCGCTGTTCGTGACAGCGCTGGTCACCTCGCAAGTGACCGCCTCGAAGCTGCTCGCGTTCTCGCTGCCGTTCTCGCTCCCGCTTGCCGGGTCGACGCTTGTCCTGCCCGGAGCGGCACTGGCATACGCGCTGACGTTCTTCGCTTCCGACTGCTACGCAGAACTGTACGGCCGGCGGGCTGCGACGGTCGTCGTCAACGTCGGGTTCGCGATGAACTTCGTCCTGCTGGCGCTGGTCTGGAGTACCATCTTCGCGCCCGGCCTCCCGCAGGCGGCACAGCCGGTCGACCTCGCGGCGTTCCGTAACGTCCTCGGGGCCAGCACGGCCATCGTCGTCGCCAGCCTGTCGGCCTACGTCGTGAGCCAGAACTGGGACGTGTTCGTCTTCCACTGGCTCAGGGACCGAACGGACGGCGAGAAGCTCTGGCTCCGCAACATCGGTTCGACAGCCACTAGCCAGCTTATCGATACGGTCATCTTCATCGGTGTCGGCTTCATCCTGTTTCAGGGCGTCCCGCCGGCCGAGGCGCTGGCACTCATCGTCGGCCAGTACCTGCTGAAGCTCGCTATCGCCGTCCTCGATACGCCGTTCGTCTACGCTGTCGTCGGCTTCGCTCGCCGAAACGACGTTGTTACGACCCCAGCGAGCGCCGACTGA
- a CDS encoding ribbon-helix-helix domain-containing protein → MPKISVEVPAELLNDIDKHVGEDGKFVNRSEAIRASVRKTLDMLDDIDERQGRLDDEQ, encoded by the coding sequence ATGCCCAAGATAAGCGTCGAAGTCCCGGCCGAACTACTGAACGACATCGACAAGCACGTCGGCGAAGACGGGAAGTTCGTCAATCGGAGCGAGGCTATCCGCGCTTCGGTGCGAAAGACGCTTGACATGCTCGACGACATCGATGAACGGCAGGGACGACTCGACGATGAGCAGTGA
- the tatC gene encoding twin-arginine translocase subunit TatC, with amino-acid sequence MASAIDEDTVQTVQSGRATLGAMLRSAQVHLQKVFIVFVIGMIGTIMGLQYGVWDTLRADLLYSQMDLTTQEATSIVAVTPFDVILLQVKIGAVIGILLSLPLLIYFGRDGLRQRGWWPAEHIPTWKGALFVTISLGLFFGGVAYAYELFFPLMFNFLAGDAFKAGFTPQYSIVKWFQFVFLLAVSFGLAAQLPLVMTVLSYTEIVPYETFRDKWRYAVMGIFAFGALFSPPDPFTQIMWAAPLCGLYGISLALAKLAMLVRRSGDLVSTSAVAREHWNTILGGAVLGGGVVYYGLATPAFQYIQQFAELFPSDRLTGDIQPPALFGLPVESTAVLLAVGFGVIGAVVVLYYHVLTALSEKAGPGQVGDPTAIDIGELNASAVEVAPPEVFEEMSEDEALAHADRALADDNKEKAQAVLDRWDMAHEDDAEGESGDAADGTAEAEAEEEAGVFTSTTAGMVDAFTEDETTEDEIGGYYYDIQFILSALASRAFVILGIFGAVLAAAFLFLYQGGIGTIQRTFVSRLPPEMAADVSIVTLHPVEHLVFIVKFSTILGAVSVIPVVLYFAWPAMRERGLVIGNRNILGIWGGTLFAALIGGSLLGFLYVAPMTISWIAYDQLNSNMVIAYRVSKFGWLVFFLTIGIGLLAEIPVTMFLFHKGGIIPFHLMYERWREVVIGIVALSAILSPSGIFTMFLVGIPTALAYMLGLGILWVYTLGGRRSANRRSEPAD; translated from the coding sequence ATGGCGAGTGCTATCGACGAGGACACCGTCCAGACGGTTCAGAGCGGACGGGCGACGCTCGGCGCGATGCTTCGCTCGGCGCAGGTGCACCTCCAGAAGGTGTTCATCGTCTTCGTCATCGGGATGATCGGCACGATCATGGGACTGCAGTACGGCGTCTGGGACACGCTGCGCGCCGATCTCCTGTACTCGCAGATGGACCTCACCACGCAGGAGGCCACGAGCATCGTCGCGGTCACGCCGTTCGACGTCATCCTCCTGCAGGTGAAAATCGGGGCCGTCATCGGGATTTTGCTGTCGCTGCCGCTTTTGATCTACTTCGGCCGCGACGGGCTCCGCCAGCGGGGCTGGTGGCCGGCCGAGCACATCCCGACCTGGAAAGGCGCGCTGTTCGTCACGATCAGCCTGGGGCTGTTTTTCGGCGGTGTCGCCTACGCCTACGAGCTGTTCTTCCCGCTGATGTTCAACTTCCTCGCCGGGGACGCGTTCAAGGCCGGCTTCACCCCGCAGTACTCCATCGTCAAGTGGTTCCAGTTCGTCTTCCTGCTGGCCGTCTCCTTCGGACTCGCCGCCCAGTTGCCCCTCGTGATGACGGTGCTTTCCTACACCGAAATCGTTCCCTACGAGACGTTCCGGGACAAGTGGCGCTACGCGGTGATGGGGATTTTCGCCTTCGGGGCGCTGTTCTCGCCGCCGGACCCCTTCACCCAGATTATGTGGGCCGCGCCGCTGTGTGGTCTCTACGGTATCAGCCTCGCGCTGGCGAAGCTTGCAATGTTGGTCAGACGCTCCGGTGACCTCGTCAGTACCAGTGCCGTCGCCCGAGAGCACTGGAACACGATTCTCGGCGGTGCAGTGCTTGGCGGCGGTGTGGTGTACTACGGCCTGGCGACGCCGGCGTTCCAGTACATCCAGCAGTTCGCTGAACTGTTCCCATCCGACCGGCTCACCGGTGACATTCAGCCGCCGGCGCTGTTCGGACTCCCGGTCGAGAGTACAGCAGTACTTCTCGCCGTCGGGTTCGGCGTCATCGGTGCTGTCGTCGTCCTGTACTACCACGTCCTGACCGCGCTCTCGGAGAAGGCCGGTCCCGGGCAGGTCGGCGACCCGACGGCCATCGACATCGGCGAACTCAACGCCTCAGCCGTCGAGGTCGCACCGCCCGAAGTGTTCGAGGAAATGAGCGAGGACGAGGCGCTTGCGCACGCCGACCGCGCTCTTGCAGACGACAACAAGGAGAAAGCGCAGGCCGTCCTCGACCGCTGGGACATGGCCCACGAAGACGACGCCGAGGGCGAGAGCGGTGATGCCGCGGACGGGACCGCTGAAGCGGAGGCGGAGGAGGAAGCGGGCGTGTTCACCTCGACGACCGCCGGCATGGTCGACGCCTTCACCGAGGACGAGACCACCGAAGACGAGATCGGCGGGTACTACTACGACATCCAGTTCATCCTCAGCGCCTTGGCTTCCCGGGCGTTCGTGATTCTGGGCATCTTCGGCGCGGTACTCGCCGCCGCGTTCCTGTTCCTCTATCAGGGCGGCATCGGAACGATTCAGCGGACGTTCGTCAGCCGACTCCCGCCAGAGATGGCCGCCGACGTGAGCATCGTCACGCTCCACCCCGTCGAGCACCTCGTGTTCATCGTCAAGTTCTCGACGATACTCGGGGCCGTCTCGGTCATTCCCGTGGTGCTGTACTTCGCGTGGCCGGCGATGCGCGAACGGGGCCTGGTCATCGGCAACCGCAACATCCTGGGCATCTGGGGCGGGACGCTGTTCGCCGCGCTCATCGGCGGGAGCCTGCTCGGGTTCCTCTACGTGGCCCCGATGACCATCTCCTGGATCGCCTACGACCAGCTGAACTCGAACATGGTCATCGCTTACCGCGTGAGCAAGTTCGGCTGGCTCGTGTTCTTCCTCACCATCGGTATCGGCCTGCTCGCCGAGATTCCGGTGACGATGTTCCTGTTCCACAAGGGCGGTATCATCCCATTCCACCTGATGTACGAGCGCTGGCGCGAGGTCGTCATCGGCATCGTCGCCCTCTCGGCGATTCTCTCGCCCAGCGGCATCTTCACGATGTTCCTCGTCGGCATCCCGACGGCGCTTGCGTACATGCTCGGCCTCGGCATCCTCTGGGTGTACACACTCGGCGGCCGGCGGTCGGCGAACCGCCGCAGCGAACCCGCCGACTGA
- a CDS encoding twin-arginine translocase subunit TatC yields MEDGDADDERRRPDEPPLPSDTESDDSSPPTDPVAEADANRETDDVTGPGPAPAGGDEDTVGSHAAPTEAESSDGLFDRDASDIAAAVPADVPTDWGKSTPSPAGAGGSATPTHGAGSTPSSYDPDADIVDEGAPDDEEMPLADHVEEMAMRLFVVVGVMAVVAVIALPYSDELINFLWYSFLDGPAEACGQVATNADGSVVDGADCPNVYNPLALILARLKVSSLVGFIVALPVFVYQTYLFMRPGLYPRERRYYLAAVPTSLVLAAVGVGFAYFAVLRAMFDYFITYSDRAADLAFGLSETFNLIILMLGLFALIFQIPLFVMLAVMMGVTTRQWLQDRRLYFWGGFAAVAFLFSPDPTGMAPLMVAVTMIGLFEGTLLLLRWTGSTSPVPTADDLAARRPVAWLTAGIAGYVLSPAPVPTGYYEQLPATVTETLAAVGLGNATPMLVGGGMIVLFEALAYVNKNYYGSVRLWRGFRAARLPVWAVAIVAGYLGSPDPTLFRLVNQFSLPRNAAIAVAGGLVLLYEGTIAVARWRNRGE; encoded by the coding sequence ATGGAGGACGGTGACGCAGACGACGAGCGGCGCAGGCCCGATGAGCCGCCACTACCGTCCGATACCGAGTCCGACGATTCGTCGCCCCCGACTGACCCCGTGGCCGAAGCCGATGCTAATCGGGAGACGGACGACGTGACGGGTCCTGGCCCCGCGCCGGCCGGCGGCGACGAGGACACTGTCGGCTCGCACGCCGCGCCGACCGAAGCCGAATCCAGCGATGGGCTGTTCGACCGAGATGCGTCGGATATCGCCGCCGCTGTCCCGGCGGACGTGCCGACCGACTGGGGCAAGTCCACGCCCTCGCCGGCCGGTGCTGGCGGCAGCGCCACGCCGACGCACGGGGCTGGCTCGACCCCGTCCAGCTACGATCCAGACGCCGATATCGTCGACGAGGGCGCACCCGACGACGAGGAGATGCCGCTGGCCGACCACGTCGAGGAGATGGCGATGCGGCTGTTCGTCGTCGTTGGCGTGATGGCCGTCGTCGCCGTCATCGCCCTGCCGTACTCCGATGAACTCATCAACTTCCTGTGGTACTCATTCCTTGACGGCCCAGCCGAGGCCTGCGGGCAGGTTGCGACGAATGCCGACGGCAGTGTCGTCGATGGCGCTGACTGTCCGAACGTGTACAACCCGCTCGCGCTCATTCTGGCGCGTCTCAAGGTCTCCTCGTTAGTCGGCTTTATTGTCGCCTTGCCGGTATTCGTCTACCAGACGTACCTGTTCATGCGGCCGGGGCTGTACCCCCGCGAGCGGCGCTACTATCTGGCCGCGGTCCCGACCAGTCTGGTCCTCGCCGCGGTCGGCGTCGGCTTCGCGTACTTCGCCGTCCTGCGGGCGATGTTCGACTACTTCATCACCTACTCCGACCGCGCGGCCGACCTCGCCTTCGGCCTGAGCGAGACGTTCAACCTCATCATCCTGATGCTCGGGCTGTTCGCGCTCATTTTCCAGATTCCGCTGTTCGTGATGCTCGCGGTGATGATGGGCGTGACGACCCGCCAGTGGCTCCAGGACCGGCGGCTGTACTTCTGGGGCGGGTTCGCCGCCGTGGCGTTCCTGTTCAGCCCCGACCCGACCGGGATGGCTCCGCTCATGGTCGCTGTGACGATGATCGGCCTGTTCGAGGGCACCCTGCTGCTCCTTCGCTGGACCGGCAGCACGTCGCCGGTGCCGACCGCCGACGACCTCGCCGCTCGCCGTCCGGTCGCGTGGCTGACCGCCGGTATCGCCGGCTACGTCCTCAGCCCCGCGCCGGTCCCGACGGGCTACTACGAGCAATTGCCAGCCACCGTGACTGAGACGCTCGCAGCTGTTGGCCTCGGGAACGCCACGCCGATGCTCGTCGGCGGCGGGATGATTGTCCTGTTTGAGGCGCTGGCGTACGTGAACAAGAACTACTACGGCTCCGTGCGGCTCTGGCGGGGCTTCCGGGCCGCCCGCCTGCCAGTGTGGGCTGTCGCCATCGTCGCCGGCTATCTCGGCAGTCCCGACCCGACGCTGTTCCGCCTCGTGAACCAGTTCAGCCTCCCACGAAACGCCGCAATCGCCGTCGCCGGCGGCCTTGTCCTCCTCTACGAGGGGACCATCGCCGTCGCGCGCTGGCGAAACCGGGGTGAATAA